The Helianthus annuus cultivar XRQ/B chromosome 15, HanXRQr2.0-SUNRISE, whole genome shotgun sequence genomic sequence ACAGAGAAGAATCAGTGAAGAATGGAGGAGAAAATAGAGAGTTCACTTTAAAACACTCTTCTTATTCAAATATCAACGTGATTACACAGTGGaattttggcagcacttcgtgacaaGGTTCCTAATTTCGTGCCAAATGAGAAAAcaacatacatatatatagcCCTTCTAATTCCACACGAAACTATACGTTtcagttcaaacggaattaccttctgtaattccgtgcggaattagacaAGAAgctttcatgcgaaattacataaACAACCCTAAACTTTACAGTTTTGACACTTTAGACCCTATACATTATGACCTAGACataagacgtaggctttagacatcgtgCACCAACAAAACATCTTGTAACAGCTGGGATGATATGGGGCTGCTATCAAACACTATAAATAGAGCATTGAAGCAGCCACAATTCTTGTTcatttcaaatctttcacactcCTCACTTGCTCAAGCTTTTGGAGCATTCTCTGGAGCATCCTGATCTAAAAGGAAGCTCTCTAAGTTTAAATTTTCGTGTTAAGGACCCTTGTAAGTGTTCTTGGCTCCTGTAGTTTAGTTTTTATTAGTCTAAGGACCGAAAGTCAAAGATAGCGTAATTCTGCTTTGACTAATAGTTTAATCTTAAACGGTCCAGCCATATTTCTAATTTAAtgtggctatgtgttggtaattatatAGGTGTTAATCCCtaaaaagggcacctcctaattatcacatTTGCttagtcaattgtcgggtcaaaataATAATCtgaaaagtcaaacgagtcaatttttacaaaagaattcataactgataatgtagaagctATAAAATACGTTTTATCACTtcaataacttggtaaatattataagaacatgtttaggcatgttcaacccggcaattctgagtttaggctcggttcgcaaccgaaagtcgcaaaagtagacttttgctttgactttcagttctgacctgattTAGCTTAGTATCTTTATGCCTTaaggttcctttgtgaccatattatatgttagtataaccctctgaggttatactacgTGGTCCCTTAGAAATCAGagttcatttgcatgtttccgttatttGCTTAAAatttgactattatgcccttatgatgtaaaaacgagatttttggaAATATGAGTATACAAGTacctttgttactgatatataagcaTGTCAAATAAATTTGACATCAATTTCTGGTCTCAAACtaaagttatgcaagatatcgtagaatagaactttttattaattaaactgcgctttttagcataaatcatatttaaacccaaattttggcaccaaactcattacctactgttttGATATaatttttagggatttttggaatttttggtcagattttatactgaccataacatagagttcttgtaTGAATTCGGTAATTGACGGTAATGCCCTTTTCATTAATAAAATGAGATTTGCATATCATTaacatgccaaaccttttcctactgatgttatatattaaataaaatattttaagcgtTCAAGACTGATAAAAATCTCAGAATTTCATAAACATCTCAAATATCGTCAATTATCGACtttacgctaattaggtgcatagtatagtttaaaaccatatttaacacctaaaACTTAtcacctactgattttataaataaattttaatactttcacagtaagtataagtcttgaactcagacttccaattttgtccctaaaagcatatgtgaaatgaccaaaatgcccctacggtgcatagtttggccatatgATATCCTACTATTATAACTTTATGAAATAAATGTTTTTACTGAATGTTTAAGACCACAACCTCATTTTAgtattaaacctcttttataaactttaaaatgattAAATTACCCTTCGGGActtaatttggttttaaattcTTTTGGGGCATAATTGTTGATATCAtattgatatcataacatatttaaagcataatgacttatggaacttgtacatgactcatccggttacccgttatgcatatacgcgttcggtacggtttatgtaactaatttgcataaattaaccaaaacgggtcaaaccttatcatttttacttcaaaattcagaatgtatttagtttacccattttatacaagtcttcatgcttgttgggtctaaattacattccaATCCAGTCACCGCTGAACCTAGCGTTTCGTACCGTAAACCTTTCTTTAAACTAACCAGTCTAAGTttataacttaaataagacccgtttggaatctaataggttgataaaaccttcgttccagattaagagccccgGTAGAAGTTATTTGCACTTGCTTGAGTAGAATATACGGTTGAGAATAACTAAACTTcattttaagctcaggtaaatacttttaacttattttcccttatacgggcttgggatacggtaaattattaccgcttggtcgggtgtagaaaccttttaatcggatatggttaaattgtataatcccgttttaatcagtATTGCTTGATAACATATAACATTGGGGGTTTACGACTGTGttctggatatcctcggctcatttaaaaagcgtaaatggccacgacttaagcacgaggtgtaggcatacacctgtccattgcgtatgtaaaagatatactcaTTTGCTGGGGTGACCTGCCGTGagtttatatttgtggtgtgttaTTTAATCTTGTTCGGTTTATTTATActggccctaaatgttggacaaacatgtaaatctgatacaagattgttatcaatataattgtcccaagttataaaatgtttgtgCCTTGtacattcaaatcaattttcataaatgttttcaaaagagtcggttacccagtgtaaactgacgtatttttcaaaaagattaagtgataggtactgtacgtaattggctgggagctctgGCCGTTAGTaaagaatcttgcaagttctgaacgcttaaagtctgttgaacaatattttatatttCTGTTTTAGATCCGCATGTGGATCCTCTTACATCCGTTTGTATAATATTTATTATACTTTGCATTtcggtttgtaataatattttaccTCCAAGACTTCCGCTATGCATTTAAACTGTGTATAATTGACTATGACGATGTCAaatacgtcacgatactccccgtcgggcccaccagtaatatgtgaaaatatcggggtgtgacaataagatAAGGTGGGGCTCACTATTTTTTTTAGTATTATAATTGGTTGAGAgttttagttatatttattgaTACTAAGGGCAATCTTGTTATTTCAAACCCACTTAGCACCAAAAACTAACCCTCATCCAcgctagggactatccgggaacgaaattgcaaaagtttgGAACTATAGcagtaattttagaaagttagggactaaaggtgaaaaatggacAAAACACAGAGACTATCCAGACATTTTTCTCTTATGTTTTCAATGGTTCTTTTACATTCTGctactttttgtttcttttttattaatttaattttgATAAGTATATATATAACTAGGTAAAACCTCTAATTTATTGTTGCtcttttattaatttataattttaataacAACACGTTTTATTGGAGTGCTAGGACTTGGAGCTTTAGGTTCTTTTTACATTCTGtttaattttttgtttgttttatttagtAACTAGATTATTAGACCCGTGTACTATATGAGTTTAAGGATATAAAGTTATAACTTATTTAATTTTATGTTATCTTATAAATTTATATAAGTGAATTTTTTATACCATAGATGACGCACGAGTTGGTCATGCGTAAAAACCGATTCTTTTAGAAATAAACCAACTTTACATAAATATTGTCTTGTACTTTTATTTATCGTCATTGCAAAACATAGGTCGAGAGGAATCGTCTTCTTTTCAATATGTATCCTTTTGTTTGGCAGTATTAAACGAAATCTAGGGATAAACATTCGAGTGCCAGTATTACTTCCAGATAATATGAGTGTCTCAATAACATGATCACCCAGTGATAGGACCTGTAGTAGAGTTCCATTACATAAACTATTCTTTCGATCAATATAACTCCATTTATGTCATCCGGTGAGTATAGACTTGCATCAAATTTACTATGAAGATATTCTATCcttaaacccgtgtattacacgagtctAATAACATTAAAAGTGTTTTTAAAGCATGGAAGTAAACCGGTTTTCAAGTATCGGACTAACCTATTCTTtaccatttttattattataatacaaaataataatttatttaatagatgTTTTAAACATATAGTAGAAAAATCCTTTTAAAAAATAAGAAGGTGTTGTCACATTAACATTATTTGAAATTGTTTATTATAAGTATCATTGTTACTAATAACtaattatatattttagataACTCAAAAGTAAATGATCAATATCTAAGTAGACAATAaaacatttattattattaagttGTTAAGGAATTTTTCATAGTTTtgtattaattaaattaataataatattattagtaAATTAAAAGAGAGAATAATGCCAGACGGCATTATGTAGACTCTTTTATTAGTatgagaatgccatgtggcattatgtAGACTCTTTTATTAGTACTAgtggtaagacccgtgtgcaaacacgggtcgtttcttagaaaaccatgcataacaaatATTGACagaaagtaaaaaaataattagctGTTAAAAATCTCTattgctttccaacagactttcAACAGGAATTGATATATGTTGATAACCATTATGTTGATATAATGTTGATAACCAAACCACTGTTGTCAATAGGTTtcttacaaaattgatataaactaatgatcaataggtttattcaacaggaattccattatgttgataaccaaaccactgttgtctattaactgttaaaaatCTCTATTGCTTTCCAACGGACTTTCCTAaaaactgtcatccattatctctaacagagcttgccagatggatagatagtaagtatcagatgttagtcaacccatgttaaaaaggtcagtcaacagaaattacaaaggttagtaaacagatgttaagagaataatgttattaacaaagaATTTAGTACTCTCATTAAAAATGAGACCTGTAAACTTGTTACTACAACACCAGATATAAACATTTTTCGCAGCATGTGTTCTCAGGATAGGCTTAATGCAGAGCAAGTATCAGATGCTTTCAAAAAGTTGTATTTCTTTCCAACAAACATTTCCTAACAACAGTTCCTCCATTATACCCAACAGACGTTGTCTGGTTGACAGATGTTTAGTATCATCATAGATTTTGTAAAACTTCTTTGTAAACCACATTAGTAGTGGTTATACAGACTCGTTTCTCTTTATCACAAATCAAAACTTTCAACCCCTTCCTACTTTTTACCCTAGATACAGCAACATAGAGCTAGCCATGACTAAACACTGGACGTGGAAGATACAAACCAACACGCTCCAATGATTGTCCTTGACTTTTATTTATTGTCATAGCAAAACACAGTGAAAGTGGGAATTGTCTTCGAGAAATCTTCACTGGTATTCTTTTATCAGAAGGTGTCATCTTCAGTtttgaaatcaaagtatgatgaccTATATTAGTCCCTGTGATAATTTTTTGCTTCAATCACAACTTTTCCGAGCTTCGTGACTTGTAAACGTGTACCGTTACACAATCCATTTGCCTGATCAATGTTTTTGAGTAACATCACTGGAGCACCAAGTTTCAGTACTAGTTTATGGTTAGGTAAACCAGATAAACGAAGGTTGTTTAACACATCAGGAGGAAACAATGCCATATTAAGCTCCGATTCTTCCTCAGATTGGCataaactatttgaactaaaataaACCTTTTCTTCACCAGGCAGACTCTCTAACAACTCTTTATTTATCGAATCCACTACTTCATTAGTTGGAGCAAGAATCGCTCTTTGTTGGAAATACGTTAAATCCCACAAAAACTTATTCATGTCCGGATATGTAAATGAAATGAGAGAAAAAATAGGATTGACTTGGTCATGAATAAGTAAATCATCTGGTATTTCAATATCTATCTCACCATCATTTTCTTCACCAAGCAGCCCATCACCAAGCTTTAAAATCCATTCTCCAAATTCCTTTATTTCATTCAAATATGCTTTCTGACAACCAACTCTTAATCTCATATTCTCAGTTAGCTTTAGTACTTGACAGTATCGCCATATATAAGAAGAATTCAAAGAAGCATTGACTATCATTGTTCTAGTACCTTTGGGGATGACCGGAAGAATTTGTCTAAAATCACCACCAAATAGAATGACCTTTCCCCCAAAAGGCTTGGATTCCATGTTCGGTTGACTGGAACGTGATATGTCTCTCATTGTTCTATCAAGAGCCTCGAAACAATGCTTGTGAGTCATAGGTGCTTCATCCCGAATAATCAAAGTTGCTCTTTTAATTAAATCACCTAACTCAGTATTAGGCTCTATCGAACATATTAAATTCTCATTAATGTTGATTGGAATTACAAACCTTGAATGAGTAGTTCTACCACCATCCAGCAAGCAAAAGTGAAGCAATTCCATTGGATGCAACATTCAATACAACTTCACCTTTTGATCGTAATGCAACTGAGAATGTCTTCCAAAGAAACGTCTTTCCAGTTCCACCATAACCATATACAAAAAACACACCTCCATCACCTTTTTCAATCGCTTCCATAACAATTTTATATATCCTTTCCTGTTCGGCAATTAAACACTTTACATAACATCATGTTCCCTTTGAAGAGCTAGTCTATCATACGATAGTTCTTTCATTATCAATCGATTGTTCGACGATGAAATATAATTGTCTGGAACACTTGGCATATCATCAAAATTTCTCACTGTACTTCCATTGGCAAGTAGCAACTTTTCATTTTCAGATGGACAGATATTTTCAAGTTCTTCTTGTTGAAGATCCAAATCTAAAACAAATGTTGAAAAAAGTATTAGTTTTTTTCCCAATAACAGAGCTATTGCATAATTTTAATGTAGTTGTATATAACTTTAATAAAATAATCACATTACCTACAATACCAGTTATCTTTCGTTGCTGATACAGAATGTCTTCACATAATAGGGACTTCGTTTCCGACCAAAAAACACCATGACGAGATATCAAATTTGACAGCAACAACATTACAAAAAAAGTCCTCAAGAAATCTCCGGTTGACCATATGTTAGCTTCTTTGACAGCATGAACATATTCCTTATCATCATCCAACAGTCCCCGTGCAAAACATGCATCTTTAAATGTTTCAAAAACTTGTCCATCAACTGTTTTTATATCTTCAAAACAGGTTTGTCCCTTAATATGTTTCAGTAAAATCCTTAGGTAATAACAATCACCAAGTGATGGTGAGACATAATGTATCCTCCCAATTGATCCATACGGATGCTTTCTTCGATTCCATTTGCGATTTTTAGGTTTCTATACATAATATCCCAGAAACTGAACATACCTCAATGTCCTAGCAAATTCATCGACTTTGTTACAATTCATCCACTCTGTGAACATTGTCATTTTCACAGTTGGATCAGTAACAATATCACACAAATTATCATGATTGTTATACATAATACTCTGACCCTCTTCACAATGAAATGGTAATACTTCAACAGCTGGATATCTATAATGTATATCATACCTGAATATTCTCCAAGCAGCTTCACAAGCAGAGATATATCTACAATCAAGGTATGCTTTTATCTCATCTACAGCTACATATTCTGTTCCGTATCATTGTTGGTGCTATTGGCTTGAAAAACAGAAGCCGTGACTCTATCAGGCCCCTTATtaatatatttaaacaaatatttgataGAACCTGACTGGTTGCACCATTCAATGTTAACGTGGCACTGATACTTTCTGAGCAGGAGAGCATTGTAAGGAACTACAAATCTATTATCAAGTGCCACACCATTCTTTACTAATGTATTACTTGTTTGACGACGACGATAGACAGGATATCCTTCAGAATCAACACAAGTCTCATCTACATATTTTTTGGGAAACTTTTTAGAACATTTTTGCTGAACCATACATGGACAAAGTGGGTTGTCTGTACAACATGGTCCATGAATAATAAATTGCTTGACAAGCTCATATAATTCAGGATCTCTTTCTTTATCTGGTATCTCAGCTCTAATAACACGATCAATATCAGATGCATTTGGAAATTTGCTTTCAGCACCCAAGAACAAACATATGTGAGCATGTGGGAGTCCACGCTTCTGAAATTCCACTGTATACATAACTGAAATTTTTCAACAGTGAGTTGTTAGATAAATATAATTAGATGttcaaagtaaaaaaaatataactaaaGGGTACCTGCTTGTATATCACCAAAGAATTTATCTTTCTTGAAATCTTTTATAAGATGATCCAATTTACACTTGAATAATCTAGAGATAATATTCGGTCTGTCTTCAACATTAAGAGCTTTGTCGTGCAAACACCTGTAAATCTCAGGCCAGTTTGGATTACAAGTCACCGTTATGAATAAATTGGGATATCCAACAGACTTGCAAATTGCCATAACATCCAAGTACTTTTGCATCATATATCTGGAACCACCAGTAAATGATGAAGGTAAAAGTATAGGTTTACCACAACTTGAGGCATTATTCTCTCCACTTTCAACAGTAGCATTCAAGTTCTTAAGACTTTGCGTTCTAAGTTTAGGTTGTTGTGACCTTATGTAATTCAACCTGGCAGATTCTATTATCGTGTATCCATCAACCAAAAACTACTGAAATAGTTTTTTCGCATTAAGTAACAATGAAAACCGATTCTGTCTATCTTGAATTTTGTACAAAAGAATTCTCTAATTGTAAGGTTGGTTCTAAGTACCTCATTATCAACCGCAATCCCTCTGttaggattgaaccctatcagaggaacagataatgtaaagccaaaactgggtcagctcagtggattcagaataagcagatgctgatatgcATATccctccccttgaaagtgattacaacaactgatgacctcctatctgcggatcttactaactgctgaccaataactgctcctcaattaaagatctgatgaagactcaagtcctgctgattcaatctactgccttgagtcaagcactgctgatccggacaagtgctgctgggttcacagcagtagaaggctGCAACAGTTGTTCTATAgtctgttatgtaatagaatgtaatagcagtagttaacacaagcagtgtctgtatagatcagaggttagtgtttgttaggaggttagatgtcactttcatggtgacgtcagctaaagatgctcagtagattgcaagtgcttataaatagtacagtactttgtactgttctattagctcttcacatcattcgtcttctttgcacgaaaaaactactgagctcgggctgagggggagtttgcattcatacatcatcattgtaatcgtgtttgaaataaattcaatcattcggttctatgtgtaaagatgtttgattaaaagtattactctcatttgattgtatacaaagtttgtgttcattttaatttccgctgcacacttattcatttccatcttattttacaaacaaaagtacaatcaaaaggaaactcagatcgaacaattggtatcagagctagaacagtcaaattt encodes the following:
- the LOC118487530 gene encoding uncharacterized protein LOC118487530, with translation MTHKHCFEALDRTMRDISRSSQPNMESKPFGGKVILFGGDFRQILPVIPKGTRTMIVNASLNSSYIWRYCQVLKLTENMRLRVGCQKAYLNEIKEFGEWILKLGDGLLGEENDGEIDIEIPDDLLIHDQVNPIFSLISFTYPDMNKFLWDLTYFQQRAILAPTNEVVDSINKELLESLPGEEKVYFSSNSLCQSEEESELNMALFPPDVLNNLRLSGLPNHKLVLKLGAPVMLLKNIDQANGLCNGTRLQVTKLGKVVIEAKNYHRD